The following proteins are co-located in the Hevea brasiliensis isolate MT/VB/25A 57/8 chromosome 11, ASM3005281v1, whole genome shotgun sequence genome:
- the LOC131170716 gene encoding protein DETOXIFICATION 40-like isoform X1, whose protein sequence is MMLSHSQPLLQSFRSGHEAVTSELEDILNDTRTSTFKRLRSASWVELKLLFQLAAPAVIVYLLNNVVSMSTQIFCGHLGTLQLAAVSLGNTGIQVFAYGLMLGMGSAVETLCGQAFGAHKYEMLGIYLQRSTLLLMATGIPLTLIYVFSKPILVLLGEPNEIAAAAAVFVYGLIPQIFAYAANFPIQKFLQSQSIIAPSAYISLVALGVHILFTWLAVFKWNWGLLGAAFILSLSWWLIVIAQFLYIVMSKKCRKTWAGFSVQAFFGLWGFFKLSAASAVMLCLETWYFQVLVLIAGLLENAEIALDSLSVCMTLSGWVYMISVGFNAAASVRVSNELGAGHPKSAAFSVIIVNLCSFIIAVVAAIIVMILRDYLSYAFTEGEEVAKAVSELTPYLAVTLILNGVQPVLSGVAVGCGWQAFVAYVNVGCYYLIGVPLGVLLGFKFNLGVQGIWSGMIGGTFLQTIILLWVTYRTDWNKEVENAQDRLNIWEDKKEPFLEDKREPLLEDKRDESEN, encoded by the exons TTGAGCTTAAGTTGCTGTTTCAACTTGCAGCTCCAGCAGTGATCGTTTACTTGTTGAATAATGTGGTTTCTATGTCAACCCAGATCTTCTGTGGTCATCTTGGTACTCTTCAGCTTGCTGCTGTGTCCCTTGGCAATACTGGTATTCAAGTATTTGCTTATGGCCTTATG CTAGGCATGGGAAGTGCAGTGGAAACCCTTTGTGGGCAAGCATTTGGGGCGCACAAATACGAAATGCTAGGCATATATCTCCAAAGATCGACACTTCTCCTTATGGCAACTGGGATCCCTCTCACGCTGATCTATGTCTTTTCCAAACCCATCTTGGTCTTACTCGGTGAACCAAACGAAATAGCAGCTGCAGCTGCAGTTTTCGTCTATGGACTCATCCCTCAAATTTTCGCGTATGCCGCTAACTTTCCCATACAAAAATTTTTGCAATCACAAAGCATAATCGCCCCCAGTGCATACATATCACTCGTTGCACTTGGGGTGCACATCTTATTTACCTGGCTAGCAGTTTTCAAGTGGAACTGGGGCTTGTTAGGTGCAGCCTTCATCCTGAGTTTATCTTGGTGGTTAATTGTGATTGCCCAGTTTCTATACATTGTAATGAGCAAGAAGTGTAGGAAAACATGGGCTGGTTTTAGCGTGCAGGCATTCTTTGGTCTCTGGGGTTTCTTTAAGTTGTCAGCTGCATCAGCAGTGATGTTGTGCTTGGAGACCTGGTATTTTCAAGTGCTGGTGTTGATTGCGGGGTTGCTGGAAAATGCAGAGATTGCATTGGATTCTCTCTCAGTTTG CATGACATTATCCGGATGGGTGTACATGATTTCAGTTGGTTTCAATGCTGCTGCAAG CGTGAGAGTGAGCAACGAGCTAGGAGCAGGACATCCAAAATCAGCAGCATTTTCTGTGATAATTGTGAATCTATGCTCTTTCATTATCGCTGTAGTCGCAGCCATCATCGTGATGATATTGCGGGACTACCTTAGCTATGCTTTCACCGAAGGTGAAGAAGTTGCCAAAGCAGTCTCCGAGCTCACCCCCTACTTGGCTGTTACTCTCATTCTAAATGGTGTTCAGCCTGTTTTATCCG GTGTGGCTGTTGGATGTGGATGGCAAGCTTTTGTAGCATATGTGAACGTTGGATGTTATTACCTGATTGGTGTTCCATTAGGGGTACTTCTTGGATTTAAATTCAACCTTGGTGTACAG GGAATATGGTCAGGGATGATAGGTGGTACATTTTTACAGACTATTATTTTATTGTGGGTCACTTATCGAACAGACTGGAATAAAGAG GTGGAGAATGCACAGGATCGGTTGAACATATGGGAAGACAAAAAAGAGCCATTCTTGGAGGACAAAAGAGAGCCTCTCTTGGAGGATAAAAGAGATGAATCGGAGAATTAA